Proteins co-encoded in one Armatimonadota bacterium genomic window:
- the mrdA gene encoding penicillin-binding protein 2: MTPPLWSQRAARLTIVVLALLLLIEGRLWVMQAVQGPAYLRLSEQNRLRDYVVPAPRGVLYDRKGRPLVTSRAAFTISVLPMEVREPARLAERLAPLVGLEPQEITARIAAGRQRPFEPVPLRRDADKAAVITIEEQRLDLPGVVVQAEPVRHYPLGTHAAHLVGYLGEITEEELRTRPGYRPGDLIGKTGIERTYDAVLRGHAGRLRVEVDAAGRPVRVLGREAARPGQSLVLAIDADLQAVAEQALGTQAGAVVAMDPRTGDVLALASHPAYAPALFAGGISAANWRRLIADRALPLLNRATEGTYEPGSVFKVVTGLAALAEGLATRDTVFHCTGALRLGRWVFRDLAAYGTVNFIRGTAVSCNVMFWTLGQAVGEARLYRYATMLGLGQPTGIDLPAEAAGLVPNAAWKQRVWKEPWYPGDTLNMSIGQGWVLVTPLQVARMMAAVATDGVLVRPRLVRRIVAPDGRVLAEPAPRIDGRLALPAAAVRTLREGLRAVVDGGTGAAAAVPGLAIAGKTGSAENPRGLPHAWFAGYAPADRPALVVVVFVEHGRRGGAAAAPIARAVFAAAAPTLLAATGEVSRP, from the coding sequence ATGACGCCGCCGCTGTGGAGCCAGCGTGCCGCGCGTCTGACCATCGTGGTCCTGGCGCTGCTGCTGCTCATTGAAGGGCGCCTGTGGGTGATGCAGGCCGTTCAGGGGCCGGCCTACCTTCGCCTGTCGGAGCAGAACCGGCTGCGCGACTACGTGGTACCGGCGCCCCGCGGCGTCCTCTACGACCGCAAGGGCCGTCCGCTGGTGACGAGCCGGGCGGCCTTCACCATCAGCGTGCTCCCCATGGAGGTCAGGGAGCCGGCGCGCCTGGCCGAGCGGCTCGCGCCGCTGGTCGGGCTGGAGCCCCAGGAGATCACAGCGCGCATCGCCGCCGGCCGGCAGCGGCCGTTCGAGCCCGTGCCGCTGCGGCGCGACGCCGACAAGGCCGCGGTCATCACGATCGAAGAGCAACGCCTGGACCTGCCCGGGGTCGTGGTGCAGGCCGAGCCGGTGCGCCACTACCCGCTGGGCACGCACGCCGCTCACCTCGTCGGGTACCTCGGGGAGATCACCGAGGAAGAGCTGCGCACCCGTCCGGGCTACCGCCCCGGTGACCTCATCGGCAAGACCGGCATCGAGCGCACGTACGACGCCGTGCTGCGCGGGCACGCGGGCCGGTTGCGGGTGGAGGTCGACGCAGCGGGCCGGCCGGTGCGCGTGCTCGGTCGCGAGGCGGCGCGGCCCGGGCAGTCGCTGGTCCTGGCCATCGACGCCGACCTCCAGGCGGTGGCAGAACAGGCGCTGGGGACGCAGGCGGGCGCCGTCGTCGCCATGGACCCGCGCACCGGCGACGTGCTGGCCCTGGCCAGTCACCCGGCCTACGCGCCGGCGCTGTTCGCCGGGGGCATCAGTGCGGCCAACTGGCGCCGGCTGATTGCCGACCGCGCGCTGCCGCTGCTGAACCGGGCGACCGAGGGCACCTACGAGCCAGGGTCCGTGTTCAAGGTCGTCACCGGGCTCGCCGCGCTGGCCGAGGGGCTGGCCACGCGCGACACCGTCTTCCACTGCACCGGCGCGCTGCGGCTGGGACGGTGGGTCTTCCGCGACCTGGCCGCCTACGGCACGGTCAACTTCATCCGCGGCACCGCCGTGTCGTGCAACGTGATGTTCTGGACGCTCGGCCAGGCCGTCGGGGAGGCGCGGCTGTACCGGTACGCCACCATGCTGGGCCTGGGCCAGCCGACCGGCATCGACCTGCCCGCCGAGGCCGCGGGTCTGGTGCCCAACGCCGCGTGGAAGCAGCGCGTGTGGAAGGAGCCCTGGTATCCGGGCGACACCTTGAACATGAGCATCGGCCAGGGGTGGGTGCTCGTGACGCCCCTCCAGGTGGCGCGCATGATGGCGGCGGTCGCCACGGACGGCGTGCTGGTGCGCCCGCGGCTGGTGCGCCGTATCGTGGCCCCCGACGGGCGGGTGCTGGCCGAGCCCGCGCCGCGGATCGATGGGCGCCTCGCGCTGCCTGCGGCAGCGGTGCGCACGCTGCGCGAGGGGTTGCGCGCGGTCGTGGACGGCGGGACGGGCGCGGCGGCGGCCGTGCCCGGTCTGGCGATCGCCGGCAAGACCGGGAGCGCCGAGAACCCCCGCGGCCTGCCCCACGCGTGGTTTGCCGGATATGCGCCCGCCGATCGCCCGGCGCTGGTGGTGGTGGTCTTTGTCGAGCACGGCCGCCGCGGCGGTGCCGCCGCCGCGCCCATCGCCCGTGCCGTCTTCGCTGCGGCAGCCCCGACGCTCCTGGCGGCCACGGGGGAGGTCTCGCGGCCGTGA
- the mreD gene encoding rod shape-determining protein MreD, translated as MRVLLLGGLLALATVVDGAWLSRLPLPASPDLLLVLVVALGVRRGVAQGAVVGAAAGYLRDLVAGGPLGVYVVVYLVVGAAAGSVMAGLDVDHPTGLLVTAGGATVLGTVVGAGVVLAAGLGPLPWSQLAWQLSAGAAANALLVRPADAVLQWAERVGRRRYPLRALPFRGVR; from the coding sequence ATGCGGGTGCTGCTGCTCGGCGGGTTGCTGGCGCTGGCCACCGTGGTCGATGGCGCGTGGCTGTCGCGACTCCCGCTGCCCGCGTCCCCGGACCTGCTGCTGGTGTTGGTCGTCGCGCTGGGCGTGCGTCGCGGCGTCGCGCAGGGGGCGGTGGTGGGCGCGGCGGCCGGCTACCTGCGGGATCTGGTGGCCGGCGGGCCGCTGGGCGTCTACGTGGTGGTCTACCTGGTCGTGGGGGCAGCCGCCGGGTCCGTGATGGCCGGTCTCGACGTCGACCACCCGACCGGGCTGCTGGTGACCGCCGGTGGGGCGACCGTGCTGGGCACGGTCGTGGGGGCTGGCGTCGTCCTGGCGGCCGGCCTCGGACCGCTGCCGTGGTCGCAGCTCGCCTGGCAGCTGTCCGCCGGCGCCGCAGCGAACGCGCTGCTCGTGCGGCCGGCGGATGCGGTGCTGCAGTGGGCCGAGCGCGTTGGTCGGCGCCGCTACCCGCTCCGCGCGCTGCCGTTTCGGGGAGTGCGATGA
- the mreC gene encoding rod shape-determining protein MreC, which yields MASTVHRTTLTRAHDVRRRWLVVGVLLLGAIVLLTSQVRRPDRRVVGPLGTLVLGVLAPVQGVFARGADAVARFWRLYTEIGRLRAENTRLREEVERLSGEVGRLREQAQATRRLERLLAFRQQLPGRALGARVIGRDSRAWFAVLLVDRGARDGVRRNDPVVAAEGLVGRVLTVTSGTAQVLLISDPRSAVGVILQQSREAGVVEGQGHGLLRLKYVSREREIPLGETVVTSGQGGLYPRGIPVGTVVSVVREQAALYQEALIQPAVRLDHVEEVLILVEGGPDR from the coding sequence ATGGCGTCCACGGTGCACCGCACGACCCTGACGCGCGCGCACGACGTGCGGCGGCGCTGGCTCGTCGTGGGCGTGCTGCTGCTGGGGGCGATCGTGCTGCTCACCTCGCAGGTCCGCCGGCCCGACCGCCGCGTCGTCGGGCCCCTGGGCACGCTCGTGCTCGGCGTGCTGGCGCCCGTGCAGGGCGTGTTCGCCCGAGGGGCCGACGCGGTGGCGCGGTTCTGGCGCCTCTACACGGAGATCGGCCGCCTGCGGGCAGAGAACACGCGCTTGCGGGAGGAGGTCGAACGGCTCTCCGGCGAGGTGGGCCGCTTGCGCGAGCAGGCCCAGGCGACGCGGCGGCTCGAGCGCCTGCTGGCGTTTCGGCAGCAGCTGCCCGGACGGGCGTTGGGCGCGCGGGTGATCGGCCGTGACAGCCGGGCGTGGTTCGCCGTGCTGCTCGTGGACCGCGGCGCGCGGGACGGCGTGCGTCGCAACGACCCGGTGGTGGCGGCCGAGGGCCTGGTCGGCCGGGTGCTGACCGTGACGTCCGGCACCGCGCAGGTGCTGCTCATCTCGGACCCGCGCAGCGCCGTGGGCGTCATCCTGCAGCAGTCGCGGGAGGCCGGGGTGGTGGAGGGCCAGGGGCACGGGCTGCTTCGGCTCAAGTACGTGTCCCGCGAGCGGGAGATTCCGCTCGGCGAGACCGTCGTGACGTCGGGACAGGGCGGGCTGTACCCGCGCGGGATTCCGGTGGGTACCGTGGTCTCCGTGGTCAGGGAGCAGGCGGCGCTGTACCAGGAGGCGCTGATCCAACCGGCGGTGCGTCTGGATCACGTGGAGGAAGTGCTCATCCTGGTCGAGGGCGGTCCCGACCGGTAG
- a CDS encoding rod shape-determining protein, with amino-acid sequence MLDALLGRFGRDMGVDLGTANTLVYVRRQGIVLREPSVVAKRVDDGQVLAVGEEAKRMLGRTPGDIVATRPLRDGVIADFDTTAAMLAYFIRRAANGRMWIRPRVVVGIPSGCTEVEKRAVIDATIQAGARDAYLIEEPMAAAIGAGLPVSEPVGSMVVDIGGGTTEVAVIALGGIVTSRSIRVGGDEMDEAIIQYARRAYNLLIGERSAEEIKIAIGSAFPDRDERAVDIRGRDLVSGLPRTVRLTSAEIREAMAEPVQQIVDAVKQTLERTPPELAADIFERGIVLAGGGALLRGMDRLLAEETGMPVTVTDDPLAAVVMGTGRALEEIEVLKKVLVASKRS; translated from the coding sequence ATGCTGGACGCGCTGCTGGGCAGGTTCGGACGGGACATGGGGGTGGACCTGGGGACGGCCAACACCCTGGTCTACGTGCGCCGGCAGGGGATCGTGCTGCGGGAGCCGTCGGTGGTGGCCAAACGGGTGGACGACGGACAGGTGCTGGCCGTGGGCGAAGAGGCCAAGCGCATGCTCGGCCGCACGCCGGGCGATATCGTGGCCACCCGGCCATTGCGCGACGGCGTCATCGCCGACTTCGACACCACCGCCGCCATGCTGGCGTACTTCATCCGGCGCGCGGCCAACGGCCGGATGTGGATCCGCCCGCGGGTCGTGGTGGGCATCCCCTCCGGGTGCACCGAGGTCGAGAAGCGCGCGGTGATCGACGCCACCATCCAGGCCGGCGCGCGCGACGCCTACCTGATCGAAGAACCTATGGCCGCGGCCATCGGCGCCGGGCTGCCGGTCTCCGAGCCGGTGGGCAGCATGGTGGTCGACATCGGCGGCGGGACCACCGAGGTGGCGGTGATCGCCCTGGGGGGCATCGTGACGAGCCGGTCGATCCGCGTGGGCGGCGACGAGATGGACGAGGCCATCATCCAGTACGCGCGGCGGGCCTACAACCTGCTCATCGGTGAGCGCTCCGCCGAGGAGATCAAGATCGCCATCGGCTCGGCGTTCCCCGACCGCGACGAGCGCGCCGTAGACATCCGGGGGCGCGACCTCGTCTCCGGCCTGCCGCGGACCGTGCGCCTGACCAGCGCCGAGATCCGAGAGGCCATGGCCGAGCCCGTGCAGCAGATCGTCGACGCCGTCAAGCAGACGCTGGAGCGAACGCCGCCCGAACTGGCCGCCGACATCTTCGAGCGCGGCATCGTGCTGGCCGGCGGCGGAGCGCTGCTGCGGGGGATGGACCGGCTCCTGGCCGAGGAGACGGGCATGCCCGTGACCGTGACCGACGACCCCCTGGCGGCGGTCGTGATGGGGACCGGGCGCGCGCTGGAGGAGATCGAGGTGTTGAAGAAGGTCCTGGTCGCCTCCAAACGGTCGTGA
- the radC gene encoding DNA repair protein RadC: MDRGGSVKGLPPEERPRERLLAAGPASLSSTELLAVLLGTGTRRASAATLAAGLLRTFGSLEALSQARPEELARQCGIGPSRACALVAAFELGRRVHTMPPARRPVIRTPRDVAALVGPQMRHLDREHFKAVLLNTRHEVLEVAAVAIGGLDAAPIHPREVFKEAIRRSAAAVILVHNHPSGEPEPSDDDLRITVRLQRAGQVVGIAVLDHVIIGDGRFVSLRERGVLADTSWVR; the protein is encoded by the coding sequence GTGGACCGTGGGGGATCCGTCAAGGGGTTGCCGCCGGAGGAGCGACCGCGTGAGCGGTTGCTCGCGGCCGGCCCCGCCAGCCTCTCCTCAACGGAGCTGCTGGCGGTGCTGCTGGGCACCGGCACGCGCAGGGCGAGCGCCGCGACGCTGGCGGCGGGCCTGCTGAGGACCTTCGGGTCGCTGGAGGCGCTGAGCCAGGCCAGGCCCGAGGAGCTCGCCCGGCAGTGCGGGATCGGGCCCTCTCGCGCGTGCGCGCTCGTGGCCGCGTTCGAGTTGGGCCGCCGGGTCCACACCATGCCCCCGGCGCGCCGTCCGGTGATCCGGACGCCGCGCGACGTGGCGGCGCTGGTCGGCCCGCAGATGCGACACCTGGATCGCGAGCACTTCAAGGCGGTGCTCCTGAACACCCGCCACGAGGTGCTGGAGGTGGCCGCCGTGGCGATCGGGGGCCTGGACGCGGCCCCCATCCACCCGCGCGAGGTCTTCAAAGAGGCCATCCGCCGCAGCGCCGCCGCGGTGATCCTGGTTCACAACCACCCGTCGGGCGAGCCCGAGCCCAGCGACGACGACCTGCGCATCACGGTCCGGCTGCAGCGGGCAGGCCAGGTGGTGGGGATCGCGGTGCTCGACCACGTCATCATCGGCGACGGCCGTTTCGTCAGCCTGCGCGAGCGCGGTGTGCTGGCGGACACGAGTTGGGTACGGTGA
- a CDS encoding Maf family protein has product MVLASASPRRAELLRQIGLAFRVWTGAAEAELWGVSAEGPDGGGGRWTRGAVRAQAQRRAEDKARLAAAAHPDAVVVAADTMVAVDGVVLGKPTSPDDAAAMLSRLSGRAHEVTTAVAVAHARRGVWLVDASTTRVVFRPLRRDEIHRYVATGEPMDKAGAYGIQGRAALFVERVEGDYFGVVGLPLALLGRLLEAAGVPPL; this is encoded by the coding sequence GTGGTGCTGGCTTCGGCCTCGCCGCGGCGGGCCGAGCTGCTCCGACAGATCGGACTGGCCTTTCGGGTGTGGACAGGCGCGGCCGAGGCCGAGCTCTGGGGCGTGAGCGCCGAGGGACCGGACGGTGGCGGTGGACGATGGACGCGCGGCGCCGTCCGGGCGCAGGCGCAGCGGCGGGCGGAAGACAAGGCGCGCCTGGCAGCCGCGGCGCACCCGGATGCGGTGGTGGTTGCCGCCGACACGATGGTGGCCGTCGACGGCGTGGTGCTCGGCAAGCCGACGTCGCCGGACGACGCCGCCGCGATGCTGTCCCGTCTCTCCGGGCGGGCGCACGAGGTGACCACCGCGGTGGCCGTGGCGCATGCCCGTCGCGGCGTCTGGCTGGTCGACGCCTCGACCACCAGGGTGGTCTTCCGGCCGCTGCGGCGCGACGAGATCCACCGCTACGTCGCCACCGGCGAACCGATGGATAAAGCAGGAGCGTACGGCATCCAGGGCCGGGCGGCACTGTTCGTGGAGCGGGTCGAGGGAGACTACTTCGGCGTCGTCGGGCTCCCGCTGGCGCTGCTGGGACGCCTGCTGGAGGCGGCGGGCGTGCCGCCCCTGTAG